The segment TGACCTCGCTCGCGCACGCCAACGGACTCGCCGTGCACATGGACGGCGCGCGTTTCGCGAATGCGGTCGAGGCGTCGCACCTCTCGCCCGCCGATCTTACCTGGCGTGCCGGGGTCGACGTGCTGTCGTTCGGCGGCACCAAAAACGGCATGCAAACCGCCGAGGCCGTCGTGTTTTTCAATCACGATCTGGCGCGAGATTTCGAATACCGCGTCAAACAGGGCGGCCAGCTCGCCTCGAAAATGCGTTATGCCGGCGGCCAGTGGCTCGCGATGCTGCGCGATGGCGCCTGGCTCCGGCATGCGGCGCACGCGAATGCGATGGCCCGCCGGCTCGCCGACGCGATCCGCCAGATTCCGTCGCTGCAGTTCATCGTCGAGCCGCAGGTGAACGCGCTCTTCGTCGAAATGCCGCCCGCGGTCTACGCCGCGCTCACGGCGCGCGGCTGGCAGTTTTATCGTTTCATCGGCGAGAACGGCTATCGGCTGATGTGCTCGTGGGCGACAACCGAGGCCGAGGTCGACGCGTTCGTCGCTGATCTGCGCGCGACGGCGCGATAGCGCGGCTTGGCAAAACTGCAGCCGGTGCAGATTGGAGGCAGCTCGATAAGCGGCCGCCCGTCCGGCGGCCGCGTATTGCGGGTACATCTTTTTCTGGACCGCCGTAAGCCACGCTGCCGGTTGCGCCGAATCCCTCAGCGGAGCGGTAGCTCCGGTAGGGCGCGGACTCCGTCCGCGCCGCGTATCGGACAAGTCCTTCGCGGCGGCCACGGAGTGGCCGCCCTACCCATCTCAACACGTTCGCACAAAAAAAGCCCCGGCGAACCGGGGCTTTGAAAGTGGAACGTTTGCCCGGCTTACTTCGCCGGCGCCGGGGCGGGCGCTTCGGTCGCCGCGGCCGCGGCGGCTGGCTTGATCTCCAGCAACTCGACGTCGAACACGAGCGTGGACGCCGGCGGGATTTGCGGACGGCCCTCGTCGCCGTAGCCCAGCTGCGGCGGGATGTAGAGCTTGATCTTGCCACCCTTCGAAATCTTCTGGAGCCCTTCGGTCCAGCCCGGAATCACCTGATCGAGCTGGAATTCGACCGGCTCGCCCCGCTGCACGGAGCTGTCGAAGGTCGTTCCGTTGACCAGCTTGCCCGTGTAGTGAACTTTCACCGTGTCCGTCGGCTTCGGCGTGGGACCTTCCCCCTGCTGCTCGATCTCGTAGACCAGCCCACTCGGCAGCACGACAACGCCCGGCTTCTTCTTCACCTCGGCGAAGAACGTCGCGGTCTCAGCCTCGCCCTGCTGCTTCAGCTTGGACATGTAGGCCGTCTGTTTCCGCTGCATGAACTCGTCCATCGCCGGCCCGATCTTCTCGAGCTCGTAGGGCGTGTCCTTGCCCTCGGCCGCGGCGACGATGCCTTTCACCAGGGCGTCGATCTGTTGCTTGTCGAAGCCGAGCTCGGCAATCCCGACGCGCTTGGCCATGAACCAGCCGAACTCCTCGACGAGTTGCGGTTCAGTGTATTGAGGAGCGGGGGTCGCCGGCTGGGGCGCAGGCGCGGCTTGCGTGTCTTGCGCACGCACCGCACCGCCCAGGCCGAGCAGCAGAGAAACCGCGAGGATGAGTTTGAATTTCATGGGGACGAGTGAAGCGATATGGGAACGAATTGGGCGGGTTTTGTGCCCGGAAGTTTTTCCATCTGCCAGCCGGCCTTGCGGAATGCAACTCATTACTCCCCGCTTGTGTCGCGGGGGCGAATCCCCTCAATCGGCCTTCCTTCATGAACCTCGACGAATTCTGGACCAGCCAGGACGGACAGATCCTCACCGTACGCAACCAGGACGACCGGACCGTGGGGCTGACCCTCGCCTTCTGGCCGCGGCGCCCCGCCGAGCTCGAGTTTTTCAAGTCGCACGGCCCATCGCTGCAGTTCACCGAACGCAGCTCGCTGGCGCGCATCGGCATCGAGATGCTCACGCGCGGCACCCCGCGGCTCGAAGGCAACCGGCTCGAACTCGACGCCGAGGCTTTCCTCTACGACCCCAGCTTCCCCGACGCGCCGTATTGGAAGAAGCTGCTCCGCTCCGGCACGCCCGTCGGCCGGCTCTTCCACGCCCCCGCCGCCGCCAAGCTCTCCACGCAGCAGATTTGGGATGCCGTCAAAGCCAACCGGCTGAAGTTGCCCGACACGATCAGCATCGACCGGCTCGGCCGCGTCTATCTCACCACGCATCAGGTTTCCTACACGCTCAACCCGAAGCTGCAGCGGTTGAATTTCGAACGGATCGTCAGCGGCAACGCCGGCCGCTCGTTCCTCGACAAAATCCAGATTCGCCACGACGCCTCGCCGCTCACGATTCCGCCGCACTCCGGCATTCTCACCAGCTGCTCGATGTTCCTGAAGGAGCATTTCGTGGTGCTGAACCAGGGCGAGGGCAACTTTGGCATCCACACCGCCGCCGTCCTGCTCGATCCGATCAAGACTTTTGGCACGAACGTCATGCTCGAGATCTACAACTCGGGCGACCAGCCGGTGGTGAACCCGATGGTGTCGGTTGAGGTTTTCCGCGCGCCGGAGGCCGACGACCCGCAGTTCAAGACCCTGCAGAGAAAACGCCAGCGGCTGCTCGGCGCCACCACCGAAATCTACAAGTGCCTCGATGAAAGATCGCCGCGCGACAACCTCGACGCGAAGCCGAAGACCAAGATCACCGTCCGCAATCAGAGCGCGACGATGGAGAACCGCTCCTTGCTCGTCCGCGCCGGCGACGAGCTGAAGAAGATCCTCGCCGACAATGGCGGCTCGTGCGGGCATCGCACGATGATCCAGGCGCTCGACGCCGCGCCGGAGAATGCCGACACCCTGATCGTCGACTATCTCCCCGATCTCCTGGAGCACATCGAGCTCGTGACGCGCATCGGCGACGTGCGGCTGAAGCGGATCATCTTC is part of the Opitutus terrae PB90-1 genome and harbors:
- a CDS encoding threonine aldolase family protein; this encodes MCAATPAPNFTFGSDNTAGICPEAWAGLTEANAGCVASYGDDPFTTKAKARIRELFQTDCEVFFVFNGTAANSLALAACCRSPFTRVICHDYSHIDTDECGAPELFTGGAKLTALSGPNGKLQPAAVEGALHLGHGVHFPKPAALSLTQSTEWGTLYTADELRALTSLAHANGLAVHMDGARFANAVEASHLSPADLTWRAGVDVLSFGGTKNGMQTAEAVVFFNHDLARDFEYRVKQGGQLASKMRYAGGQWLAMLRDGAWLRHAAHANAMARRLADAIRQIPSLQFIVEPQVNALFVEMPPAVYAALTARGWQFYRFIGENGYRLMCSWATTEAEVDAFVADLRATAR
- a CDS encoding FKBP-type peptidyl-prolyl cis-trans isomerase, whose protein sequence is MKFKLILAVSLLLGLGGAVRAQDTQAAPAPQPATPAPQYTEPQLVEEFGWFMAKRVGIAELGFDKQQIDALVKGIVAAAEGKDTPYELEKIGPAMDEFMQRKQTAYMSKLKQQGEAETATFFAEVKKKPGVVVLPSGLVYEIEQQGEGPTPKPTDTVKVHYTGKLVNGTTFDSSVQRGEPVEFQLDQVIPGWTEGLQKISKGGKIKLYIPPQLGYGDEGRPQIPPASTLVFDVELLEIKPAAAAAATEAPAPAPAK
- a CDS encoding LOG family protein; protein product: MNLDEFWTSQDGQILTVRNQDDRTVGLTLAFWPRRPAELEFFKSHGPSLQFTERSSLARIGIEMLTRGTPRLEGNRLELDAEAFLYDPSFPDAPYWKKLLRSGTPVGRLFHAPAAAKLSTQQIWDAVKANRLKLPDTISIDRLGRVYLTTHQVSYTLNPKLQRLNFERIVSGNAGRSFLDKIQIRHDASPLTIPPHSGILTSCSMFLKEHFVVLNQGEGNFGIHTAAVLLDPIKTFGTNVMLEIYNSGDQPVVNPMVSVEVFRAPEADDPQFKTLQRKRQRLLGATTEIYKCLDERSPRDNLDAKPKTKITVRNQSATMENRSLLVRAGDELKKILADNGGSCGHRTMIQALDAAPENADTLIVDYLPDLLEHIELVTRIGDVRLKRIIFRKASRTHGYFLSSNAHARLDMFDAIGLQVNWYDELTQELYTHVYKKEHGFFVREEMSRRFQEATILAFYGSAVGLEGPDTARIAGLVDKLTGFFGENLGVLTGGGGGVMRLATEQARGKGALTGACFLELEAQPPELGVDFFNTFQEASRHFRQKWFEAADFCIFNVGGVGTLEEVGIELCNLKLGIRPRVPYVFFNARFWGDLRKQLREMIRTRRAPAWIADYVLFTDDPDEVVAFYRKTLQVL